The following are from one region of the Juglans regia cultivar Chandler chromosome 10, Walnut 2.0, whole genome shotgun sequence genome:
- the LOC118349547 gene encoding putative pectinesterase 63 yields MALKLTNLATQLLFLATLLVPTALCHANQTVASDPESNLDAWIALNMKEYEEASKHTLFNNALIASLSKAPMKIIKVRKDGAGDFKTVTDAVESIPSGNTDRVIIYIAGGNYKEKVVVDRSKPFVTFYGKPGNMPTITYDGTAKKYGTWESATVAIESDNFMAVNIIFVNSSPKPDPRKSDGQAVALRISGDMAAFYSCKFIGFQDTLCDDRGRHLFQSCYIEGSVDFIFGNGKSLYRDTTIKSVAENLGVIAAQDMNGQSGDSGFVFVHCKIQGTGDMYLGRAWKETSRVVFAYTYMGSNINSGGWMKSQHQKNVFYGEYQCSGPGSSASNRKFGKTLSDDQVKPFLSTTFIGGSQWLVPIPKIG; encoded by the exons ATGGCTTTGAAACTAACAAATTTGGCAACTCAGCTGTTGTTTCTAGCCACATTGCTCGTCCCAACAGCTTTATGCCATGCCAACCAGACTGTGGCATCGGATCCAGAATCAAACCTAGACGCATGGATTGCGCTAAACATGAAAGAGTACGAGGAGGCTTCAAAGCACACCCTTTTCAACAACGCCCTAATCGCATCCCTTAGCAAAGCTCCAATGAAGATCATCAAGGTCAGAAAAGATGGTGCTGGAGATTTCAAGACGGTGACCGACGCCGTTGAGAGCATTCCGTCAGGAAATACAGACcgagtgattatatatattgctggcggtaattacaaagaaaaggtaGTCGTCGATAGGTCGAAGCCCTTCGTGACGTTCTATGGGAAACCGGGCAATATGCCTACCATAACGTATGACGGTACAGCAAAGAAATACGGAACCTGGGAAAGCGCCACTGTGGCCATTGAGTCTGACAACTTCATGGCAGTCAATATTATCTTTGTG AATTCATCTCCAAAGCCAGATCCCAGAAAATCCGATGGACAGGCAGTGGCATTGAGGATATCAGGGGACATGGCAGCATTCTACAGTTGCAAGTTCATAGGATTCCAAGACACCTTGTGTGATGACCGGGGTAGGCATTTGTTTCAGAGCTGCTACATCGAAGGGAGTGTTGATTTCATATTTGGAAATGGAAAATCCCTCTACAGG GACACCACCATAAAATCGGTTGCAGAGAATTTGGGTGTGATCGCAGCACAAGATATGAATGGCCAATCAGGGGACAGCGGGTTTGTATTCGTCCATTGCAAGATACAGGGGACTGGCGATATGTACCTTGGTCGAGCATGGAAGGAGACATCTCGGGTTGTGTTTGCCTATACATACATGGGCAGTAACATCAATAGTGGCGGTTGGATGAAGTCTCAGCACCAAAA GAATGTGTTTTATGGAGAGTACCAATGCTCGGGCCCAGGGTCAAGTGCCTCCAACCGCAAATTTGGAAAGACTCTTTCTGACGATCAAGTAAAGCCCTTCTTGAGCACCACTTTCATCGGAGGAAGTCAATGGCTTGTCCCAATTCCAAAGATTGGTTAA